Proteins encoded in a region of the Vicia villosa cultivar HV-30 ecotype Madison, WI linkage group LG5, Vvil1.0, whole genome shotgun sequence genome:
- the LOC131604367 gene encoding uncharacterized protein LOC131604367 gives MDGVLVMNEVMDLAKREKRSCVVLKVDFEKAYDRVSWNFFRHILKRMGFGDRWMRWTECCIFTNSLSVLVNGSTTKDFRVEKGLRQGDPLSPFVFVLVMEVLMELMKRSKEIGEFRGFRYKENKEVDLLQFTDGTIILAEGDTANLWSMKAILRCFEMMSRLRVNFHKINLYGINVGDWYLEAASSFLTCKVGTLPFKFLGVRVGDSPRKLSMWKDLLAMFRKRLNVWRGRYLSMAGRVELINSVLNAIPIFSLSFYKAPKKVLQDIKYIQSKFLWGGVDIDKPIHWVIWDTVCKSRKEGGLGVRNVEIMNVALLSDRT, from the coding sequence atggatggtgTTCTTGTTATGAATGAGGTGATGGATCTAGCTAAAAGAGAGAAAAGGAGTTGTGTGGTTTTGAAAGTCGATTTTGAGAAGGCCTACGATAGAGTGAGTTGGAATTTTTTTAGACATATATTAAAGAGGATGGGGTTTGGAGATCGGTGGATGAGGTGGACGGAGTGTTGTATCTTTACTAATTCTTTGTCCGTTCTTGTTAATGGGAGTACTACCAAAGATTTTAGAGTGGAGAAAGGCCTTAGACAAGGTGATCCCTTGTCTCCGTTTGTGTTCGTTTTAGTCATGGAGGTTCTAATGGAACTTATGAAAAGATCTAAGGAGATAGGGGAATTTCGTGGTTTTAGATACAAAGAGAATAAGGAGGTGGACTTGTTACAATTTACGGATGGTACTATTATTTTGGCCGAAGGAGATACCGCAAACTTATGGAGTATGAAAGCTATTCTAAGATGTTTTGAAATGATGTCGAGATTAAGAGTTAATTTTCACAAGATTAATCTTTATGGTATTAATGTGGGAGATTGGTATTTGGAAGCGGCTTCGTCCTTCTTAACTTGCAAAGTGGGAACTCTCCCGTTCAAATTTCTTGGTGTGAGAGTCGGAGATAGCCCTAGGAAACTATCGATGTGGAAGGATCTTTTAGCGATGTTTAGAAAACGGTTAAATGTGTGGAGAGGGAGATATCTTAGCATGGCGGGTAGAGTGGAGTTGATTAATTCGGTTCTCAATGCAATCCCGATTTTTTCGTTATCTTTTTACAAAGCTCCTAAGAAGGTGTTGCAAGATATTAAATACATCCAAAGTAAGTTCCTATGGGGCGGTGTTGATATTGACAAACCTATCCATTGGGTTATTTGGGATACGGTTTGTAAATCGCGAAAGGAAGGAGGTTTGGGTGTGAGAAACGTGGAGATAATGAATGTAGCTTTACTaagtgatcgtacctga
- the LOC131604368 gene encoding uncharacterized protein LOC131604368 — protein MDRGFVGINVSWKGAEYNLVNVYASCKRVDRLSNWDSLINLKRGRNHEEWCVVGDFNEVLRKEERIGEGGQRNWTGMEDFRNFVEIMELIDVNCVGGKFTWFKDNGKAMSRLDRFLLTKKMLESWEVVDQRIEKRDISDHAPISLKVGKLDWGPKPFCFNNSWFKHEDFNAFVAQEWKKMEVRGRGDFVLYEKLKKLKERLREWNREVFGWIDLKVEDAKEKINTLDKEIEVNMRGVNDEEVLERRLATKDFWNYLNIKESMLRLKSRYLWLKEGDKNTKFFHNSLKERHRRKAITSLEGSNGRIEGVVNIKEEVSRHFCEFYKEEDREISVLEGLVFNTLEEDEVSWLERSFSKRK, from the coding sequence ATGGATAGAGGTTTTGTCGGTATCAATGTTTCTTGGAAGGGAGCGGAGTATAACCTAGTAAATGTCTACGCGTCTTGTAAAAGGGTGGATAGGCTATCTAATTGGGATTCTTTGATTAATCTTAAAAGAGGTAGGAATCATGAGGAATGGTGTGTCGTTGGAGATTTCAATGAAGTCTTGAGAAAAGAAGAGCGAATAGGAGAGGGAGGTCAACGGAATTGGACAGGTATGGAGGATTTCCGTAACTTTGTGGAGATTATGGAATTAATAGACGTTAATTGTGTTGGAGGGAAGTTCACTTGGTTCAAAGATAATGGCAAAGCTATGAGTAGATTAGATAGATTCTTACTTAcgaagaagatgttagagagttggGAGGTGGTTGATCAAAGAATTGAAAAAAGAGATATCTCGGATCATGCCCCAATTAGTCTTAAGGTGGGAAAATTAGATTGGGGCCCAAAACCTTTTTGCTTTAACAACTCTTGGTTTAAGCATGAGGATTTCAATGCTTTTGTTGCTCAAGAATGGAAGAAGATGGAGGTTAGAGGGAGGGGGGATTTTGTgctatatgaaaaattaaaaaagctTAAGGAGCGGCTCCGGGAGTGGAATAGGGAGGTTTTTGGTTGGATTGATTTGAAGGTGGAGGATGCAAAGGAGAAGATTAATACTCTTGACAAAGAAATCGAGGTGAATATGAGGGGCGTCAATGATGAGGAGGTTTTAGAAAGAAGGTTGGCAACAAAAGATTTTTGGAATTATTTGAATATTAAAGAGAGTATGCTTAGGTTAAAGTCCCGATATCTTTGGTTGAAGGAGGGAGATAAGAATACTAAGTTCTTTCATAATTCCTTGAAGGAGAGACATAGGCGTAAAGCGATAACTTCTTTGGAAGGTTCTAATGGGAGAATAGAAGGAGTTGTTAATATTAAAGAGGAGGTTAGTAGACATTTTTGTGAGTTCTATAAGGAGGAGGATAGGGAGATATCGGTTCTGGAGGGACTTGTTTTCAACACTTTGGAGGAGGATGAAGTGTCTTGGTTGGAGAGGAGTTTTTCGAAGAGGAAGTAA